A DNA window from Acropora palmata chromosome 12, jaAcrPala1.3, whole genome shotgun sequence contains the following coding sequences:
- the LOC141859692 gene encoding beta-1 adrenergic receptor-like, with protein sequence MADELGSRSLSLKMFEICALVLMNVLSLVGNILICVSVYRNRRLRTITNLYIIALAIADLLSAVFVMPLGAGVLISSRWVFGDVLCQFHAFFSLFVIYVSPVTMGLTAVNRFVRICKSERQYKSLFSTKKSRALLAGVWTFVASYTLVPRLFGLQAYEFVPGYAQCSIAHLSEIGKMIHYGIVLTLFLITPLIAAIISYFKVAKKIRQHNSSDVISTVQRGRSYTGISSQEIKLSKSLFAVVFAFMMCWIPFWVIVVLRRFHLVDTMPRSVELLCMFFLYFSNTINPFIYAGMNPLFKREFRKALCCKRRTVVGAASTGAAITNVETNSRIVLMNVLQQQIQNRNSQEIANSTPGVYCLSLI encoded by the coding sequence ATGGCAGATGAATTGGGTTCACGAAGTTTATCACTGAAAATGTTCGAAATCTGTGCCCTTGTCCTTATGAATGTGTTGTCCCTCGTAGggaacattttaatttgtgtctCAGTTTATAGAAACAGAAGACTTCGGACAATTACAAACCTCTACATCATCGCCCTGGCAATTGCTGATTTACTTTCTGCAGTGTTTGTAATGCCTCTTGGAGCTGGCGTGCTTATCTCAAGCCGATGGGTCTTCGGAGACGTACTTTGCCAATTTCATGCCTTTTTCAGCTTGTTTGTCATATATGTCTCGCCAGTAACCATGGGTTTAACAGCAGTCAACCGTTTTGTGAGAATTTGCAAGTCGGAGCGACAGTATAAgagtttattttcaacaaaaaaatcgcGCGCCTTACTTGCCGGAGTATGGACCTTTGTTGCTTCTTACACCCTTGTTCCTCGACTTTTTGGCCTCCAGGCGTACGAATTCGTTCCGGGCTACGCCCAATGTTCAATTGCACATCTCAGTGAAATAGGGAAAATGATTCACTACGGGATTGTTCTCACACTGTTCTTGATTACACCGCTCATAGCAGCCATAATCAGTTACTTTAAGGTCGCGAAGAAGATCCGGCAACACAACAGTTCCGATGTAATATCCACAGTTCAAAGAGGCAGGTCTTATACAGGAATTAGTTCCCAGGAAATAAAACTAAGCAAATCCctttttgctgttgtgttcGCTTTCATGATGTGCTGGATTCCATTTTGGGTCATCGTTGTCCTACGTCGCTTTCATCTGGTTGACACGATGCCACGGAGCGTGGAGCTTCTGtgcatgttttttctttatttctccaACACGATCAACCCTTTCATATACGCTGGAATGAATCCTCTATTCAAAAGAGAATTTCGCAAGGCACTTTGCTGTAAACggaggactgttgttggtgcTGCCTCTACAGGAGCAGCAATTACCAACGTCGAGACTAATAGTAGGATTGTTTTAATGAATGTTTTGCAGCAGCAAATCCAAAATCGTAATTCCCAAGAAATCGCTAATAGCACTCCAGGAGTTTATTGCCTATCTCTAATCTAG
- the LOC141859694 gene encoding beta-1 adrenergic receptor-like yields the protein MADELGSRSLSLKMFEICALVLMNVLSLVGNILICVSVYRNRRLRTITNLYIIALAIADLLSAVFVMPLGAGVLISSRWVFGDVLCQFHAFFSLFVIYVSPVTMGLTAVNRFVRICKSERQYKSLFSTKKSRALLAGVWTFVASYTLVPRLFGLQAYEFVPGYAQCSIAHLSEIGKMIHYGIVLTLFLITPLIATIISYFKVAKKIRQHNSSDVISTVQRGRSYTGISSQEIKLSKSLFAVVFAFMMCWIPFWVIVVLRRFHLVDTMPRSVELLCMFFLYFSNTINPFIYAGMNPLFKREFRKALCCKRRTVVGAASTGAAITNVETNSRIVLMNVLQQQIQNSNSQEIANSTPGVYCLSLI from the coding sequence ATGGCAGATGAATTGGGTTCACGAAGTTTATCACTGAAAATGTTCGAAATCTGTGCCCTTGTCCTTATGAATGTGTTGTCCCTCGTAGggaacattttaatttgtgtctCAGTTTATAGAAACAGAAGACTTCGGACAATTACAAACCTCTACATCATCGCCCTGGCAATTGCTGATTTACTTTCTGCAGTGTTTGTAATGCCTCTTGGAGCTGGCGTGCTTATCTCAAGCCGATGGGTCTTCGGAGACGTACTTTGCCAATTTCATGCCTTTTTCAGCTTGTTTGTCATATATGTCTCGCCAGTAACCATGGGTTTAACAGCAGTCAACCGTTTTGTGAGAATTTGCAAGTCGGAGCGACAGTATAAgagtttattttcaacaaaaaaatcgcGCGCCTTACTTGCCGGAGTATGGACCTTTGTTGCTTCTTACACCCTTGTTCCTCGACTTTTTGGCCTCCAGGCGTACGAATTCGTTCCGGGCTACGCCCAATGTTCAATCGCACATCTCAGTGAAATAGGGAAAATGATTCACTACGGGATTGTTCTCACACTGTTCTTGATTACACCGCTCATAGCAACCATAATCAGTTACTTTAAGGTCGCGAAGAAGATCCGGCAACACAACAGTTCCGATGTAATATCCACAGTTCAAAGAGGCAGGTCTTATACAGGAATTAGTTCCCAGGAAATAAAACTAAGCAAATCCctttttgctgttgtgttcGCTTTCATGATGTGCTGGATTCCATTTTGGGTCATCGTTGTCCTACGTCGCTTTCATCTGGTTGACACGATGCCACGGAGCGTGGAGCTTCTGtgcatgttttttctttatttctccaACACGATCAACCCTTTCATATACGCTGGAATGAATCCTCTATTCAAAAGAGAATTTCGCAAGGCACTTTGCTGTAAACggaggactgttgttggtgcTGCCTCTACAGGAGCAGCAATTACCAACGTCGAGACTAATAGTAGGATTGTTTTAATGAATGTTTTGCAGCAGCAAATCCAAAATAGTAATTCCCAAGAAATCGCTAATAGCACTCCAGGAGTTTATTGCCTATCTCTAATCTAG